A genomic window from Pontibacillus halophilus JSM 076056 = DSM 19796 includes:
- a CDS encoding HAD family hydrolase, translating into MNKAIFFDLDGTLVDRASSLKKFLENQHKRFPQWFQNVPIDEYYERFIHLEEDDYVWKDKVYQSIEQEYKLPQRSWQKLLSDYVQRFYYDCLPFPDVVETIQYFKDNGYKVGIVTNGRGEFQWRNIHALKLHSLCDTILISELEGYQKPDRHLFEKAMKEVDTMPVNSIFVGDHEDHDIAGAKEVGMSTVLADHLRKNPKTNSDYTIHSLRELQHLFTLAI; encoded by the coding sequence ATGAATAAAGCCATCTTTTTTGATTTAGACGGTACTCTCGTCGACCGTGCATCTAGTTTAAAGAAGTTTCTTGAGAACCAGCACAAACGATTTCCACAGTGGTTTCAGAACGTGCCAATCGATGAGTACTACGAGCGATTTATTCATCTTGAAGAAGATGACTATGTCTGGAAGGATAAAGTCTACCAGTCAATTGAACAAGAATATAAATTGCCGCAACGGAGCTGGCAGAAGCTCTTGAGTGACTATGTTCAGCGCTTCTATTATGATTGCCTTCCTTTTCCTGATGTTGTGGAGACTATTCAATATTTCAAAGACAATGGCTACAAAGTTGGGATCGTGACGAATGGAAGAGGCGAATTTCAGTGGCGAAATATTCACGCTCTTAAGCTCCATAGCCTCTGTGATACGATACTAATTTCGGAACTAGAAGGCTATCAGAAGCCTGACCGCCACTTGTTTGAGAAGGCGATGAAAGAAGTTGATACCATGCCTGTGAACAGTATTTTCGTTGGTGACCATGAAGACCATGATATTGCGGGTGCGAAAGAAGTTGGTATGAGCACCGTGCTCGCTGACCATCTACGCAAGAATCCAAAGACAAATAGTGACTACACGATTCATTCTCTTAGAGAACTACAGCATTTATTTACACTCGCCATCTAA
- a CDS encoding long-chain fatty acid--CoA ligase, with amino-acid sequence MMNIPLLVSDMLERAEKYFPNKEVISRTQKKIQRLSYKEIGQRTRRLSSALEQLGVQRGEKVGTVAWNHHRHLEAYFGIPGMGGVLHTINLRLSPKHVAYIINHAEDQVLLIDEDVLPLIEAVKGEISNVKAFVIMTDDEEVPETTLSPVYHYERLLETGNPEYEFRKDLDENDAAGLCYTSATTGNPKGVLYNHRGTVLHAMALGLADGCGVSEADVSMPVVPMFHVNAWGMPYGATWFGSTQVMPGPRFTPKLLAELIEEYKVTTTAGVPTIWLGLLKEFETGDFDTSSLRAVVCGGSAAPKGMIKTFEEKYGIPFLHAYGMTETTPMVTVSRLKSYQTDLSNEERLDIRAKQGTPVPLIDLKVVGQNGEVAWDGKEMGELLLRGNWIASEYLDDERSSEAFQDGWLHTGDVVTIDEEGFIKIVDRTKDLIKSGGEWISSVDLENALMAHEDVFEAAVVALPHPEWQERPVACVVLKEGRQTKKEDIYDFLRPQFAKWWLPDEVLFMEEIPKTSVGKFLKRALRKQVEDTLTLR; translated from the coding sequence ATGATGAATATCCCTTTGCTCGTGTCCGATATGTTGGAACGTGCAGAAAAGTATTTTCCGAACAAAGAAGTCATTTCACGTACACAAAAGAAAATCCAGCGATTGTCCTACAAGGAGATCGGCCAACGTACTCGCAGGCTTTCAAGTGCTCTTGAACAGCTCGGCGTGCAAAGGGGCGAGAAAGTAGGAACAGTAGCTTGGAACCATCACCGTCACTTAGAAGCTTATTTCGGCATACCTGGAATGGGAGGGGTCTTGCACACCATTAACCTTCGACTTTCTCCAAAGCATGTGGCGTACATTATTAATCATGCTGAAGACCAAGTGCTTCTCATTGACGAAGATGTACTTCCGCTTATTGAAGCAGTCAAAGGTGAAATCTCTAACGTTAAAGCATTTGTCATTATGACGGATGATGAAGAGGTGCCTGAAACCACACTATCGCCTGTGTATCATTACGAGCGGCTACTTGAAACAGGGAACCCGGAATACGAATTCCGTAAAGACTTGGATGAAAATGATGCCGCTGGGTTGTGTTATACCTCTGCTACGACAGGAAATCCAAAGGGTGTCCTATACAACCACAGAGGGACCGTGCTACATGCGATGGCATTAGGTCTAGCTGATGGATGTGGGGTGTCTGAGGCAGATGTGAGTATGCCGGTTGTTCCTATGTTTCACGTCAACGCATGGGGTATGCCGTATGGGGCGACGTGGTTTGGGTCCACTCAAGTGATGCCAGGTCCACGATTTACTCCTAAATTGCTAGCAGAATTGATTGAGGAATATAAGGTCACCACAACGGCTGGGGTTCCGACCATTTGGCTTGGGTTGCTGAAGGAATTTGAGACGGGTGACTTTGACACGAGCAGTCTTCGCGCAGTTGTGTGTGGTGGTTCGGCTGCACCTAAAGGAATGATTAAGACGTTTGAAGAGAAGTATGGAATTCCGTTCCTTCATGCGTATGGCATGACCGAAACGACACCGATGGTAACCGTATCTCGACTGAAGAGCTATCAGACCGACTTAAGCAATGAAGAGCGACTAGATATCCGGGCAAAGCAAGGTACGCCTGTCCCGCTCATTGATTTGAAAGTTGTCGGGCAGAATGGTGAAGTGGCTTGGGATGGTAAAGAGATGGGAGAACTGTTGCTAAGAGGGAACTGGATTGCGAGTGAGTATTTGGACGACGAACGCTCAAGCGAGGCATTTCAAGATGGATGGCTTCATACTGGGGATGTCGTGACGATTGATGAAGAAGGATTTATTAAGATCGTTGACCGAACGAAGGACCTTATAAAGAGTGGGGGAGAATGGATTTCCTCTGTAGACCTTGAAAATGCGCTGATGGCACACGAAGACGTCTTTGAAGCGGCTGTTGTTGCCTTGCCTCACCCTGAGTGGCAGGAACGTCCTGTCGCTTGTGTAGTGTTGAAGGAAGGGCGTCAAACAAAGAAAGAAGACATCTACGACTTTCTACGACCGCAATTTGCGAAGTGGTGGCTGCCAGATGAGGTTCTCTTTATGGAGGAAATTCCAAAAACATCGGTTGGGAAATTCTTAAAACGAGCTTTGCGTAAGCAAGTAGAAGATACGCTTACCCTACGTTAA
- a CDS encoding cobalamin-binding protein: MRIVSICPSNTEILAYLGAMEDVVAVDDFSDWPQSVQALPKVGPDLSIDMDAVEQLEPDLVVASLSVPGMERNIEELERRKLPYVILNPNSLKEILEDVHHLGVMIGREERAAEVTTKCEAIQSTYREQASTLEHLKTLYWEWWPKPVFTPGGPNWLTELSLLAGGRNLYEDAEQASVQTDWDDVRRRNPDVVCMVWVGVNEKKMKPSLIRKRPGWDNVPAIRDDHIYPLPESLYCRPSPRLFYGLQKLAYLLHPTVFPEPFEDPLLKCENLEK, from the coding sequence ATGCGAATCGTTTCAATTTGCCCAAGTAATACAGAAATTCTTGCCTACTTAGGTGCCATGGAAGATGTTGTCGCGGTGGACGATTTCTCGGACTGGCCTCAATCTGTACAAGCTTTACCAAAGGTAGGTCCTGATCTCTCTATTGATATGGATGCAGTAGAGCAACTTGAACCGGATCTTGTCGTCGCTTCGTTAAGTGTACCTGGAATGGAGCGGAACATTGAGGAGTTAGAGCGACGAAAGCTTCCATATGTGATCCTCAATCCGAATTCCCTTAAAGAGATCTTGGAGGATGTTCATCATCTTGGTGTGATGATTGGGAGAGAGGAAAGAGCGGCTGAGGTGACGACTAAGTGTGAAGCGATTCAGTCTACATATAGAGAGCAAGCTTCTACTCTCGAACACTTGAAAACTCTTTATTGGGAATGGTGGCCAAAGCCCGTCTTCACCCCGGGAGGCCCAAATTGGCTGACTGAATTGAGTCTCCTAGCAGGTGGGCGTAATCTCTATGAAGACGCTGAACAAGCTAGCGTCCAAACGGACTGGGATGACGTGAGGAGACGAAATCCTGATGTCGTATGCATGGTTTGGGTGGGTGTCAACGAGAAGAAGATGAAGCCCTCTCTTATTCGTAAGCGTCCTGGTTGGGACAACGTACCTGCTATTCGAGACGATCACATTTACCCTTTACCAGAGTCACTTTACTGTCGTCCATCGCCAAGATTATTCTATGGACTGCAGAAGTTGGCATACTTGCTTCATCCAACCGTATTTCCTGAACCATTCGAAGATCCGTTATTAAAGTGTGAAAATTTAGAAAAATAA